Proteins encoded together in one Mycobacterium noviomagense window:
- the infC gene encoding translation initiation factor IF-3: protein MSTETRVNERIRVPEVRLIGPGGEQVGIVRIEDALRVAADADLDLVEVAPNARPPVCKIMDYGKFKYEAAQKARESRRNQQQTVVKEQKLRPKIDDHDYETKKGHVIRFLEAGSKVKVTIMFRGREQSRPELGYRLLQRLGADVADYGFVETAAKQDGRNMTMVLAPHRGAKTRARAARQAVAPIPEPAPNGDTEPSN, encoded by the coding sequence ATCAGCACTGAGACCCGCGTCAACGAACGCATCCGCGTACCTGAAGTCCGACTGATCGGACCGGGAGGTGAGCAGGTAGGCATCGTGCGGATCGAAGACGCACTCCGCGTCGCCGCGGACGCCGATCTCGACCTTGTCGAAGTCGCCCCGAACGCCAGACCACCGGTCTGCAAGATCATGGACTACGGCAAGTTCAAATATGAGGCGGCGCAGAAGGCGCGCGAGTCTCGCAGAAACCAGCAGCAGACCGTCGTCAAGGAACAGAAGCTGCGACCCAAGATCGACGACCACGACTACGAGACCAAGAAGGGTCACGTCATCCGCTTCCTGGAGGCGGGGTCGAAGGTCAAGGTGACCATCATGTTCCGCGGACGCGAGCAGTCCCGGCCCGAACTGGGCTATCGACTGTTGCAGCGCCTGGGCGCCGACGTGGCCGACTACGGCTTCGTCGAGACGGCCGCCAAACAGGACGGACGCAATATGACGATGGTGCTGGCGCCGCACCGCGGCGCGAAGACTCGGGCCAGGGCGGCGCGACAAGCCGTCGCACCCATACCCGAGCCCGCACCCAACGGCGATACCGAACCATCGAACTGA
- the rpmI gene encoding 50S ribosomal protein L35, with product MPKAKTHSGASKRFRRTGTGKIVRQHANRRHLFEHKPTTRTRRLEGRTAVSANDTKRVKSMLNG from the coding sequence ATGCCCAAAGCCAAGACCCACAGTGGGGCTTCAAAACGATTCCGCCGCACCGGAACCGGCAAAATCGTGCGTCAGCACGCCAACCGGCGGCACCTGTTCGAGCACAAGCCCACCACGCGGACCCGACGGCTGGAGGGCCGCACCGCGGTGTCAGCGAATGACACCAAGCGGGTTAAGTCGATGCTGAACGGCTGA
- the rplT gene encoding 50S ribosomal protein L20, with protein MARVKRAVNAHKKRRTILKASKGYRGQRSRLYRKAKEQQLHSLNYAFRDRRARKGEFRKLWISRINAAARANDITYNRLIQGLKAAGVEVDRKNLADIAVSDPAAFTALVDVARAALPDNVNAPSGEAA; from the coding sequence ATGGCACGCGTGAAGCGGGCAGTCAACGCCCACAAGAAGCGTCGCACCATCCTGAAGGCCTCAAAAGGCTATCGCGGCCAGCGGTCTCGCCTCTACCGCAAAGCCAAAGAGCAGCAGCTACATTCGCTGAACTACGCGTTCCGCGATCGTCGGGCACGCAAGGGCGAGTTCCGCAAGCTGTGGATCTCCCGGATTAACGCGGCAGCGCGCGCTAACGACATCACCTACAACCGGCTCATCCAAGGCCTCAAGGCCGCCGGCGTCGAAGTGGACCGCAAGAACCTCGCAGACATCGCAGTGAGTGATCCGGCGGCGTTCACCGCACTGGTCGACGTGGCTCGGGCGGCACTGCCCGACAACGTCAACGCGCCTTCGGGAGAAGCTGCCTGA
- a CDS encoding TrmH family RNA methyltransferase: protein MLTERSARVVAAVKLHRHVRRRSAKRFLAEGPNLVEAASRRGLVREIFVTESAAYRHVELLHAQDVPVHLVNERAAKALSDTVTPAGMVAVCEMPATALEDVLAGNPALVAAAVEISEPGNAGTLIRIADAMGAAAVILLGHSVDPYNGKCLRASAGSIFAIPVVVAPDARAAVEAMHNAGLQVLATTLDGQTSLDEAGPLLDQPTAWLFGPESHGLPDELARLADYRVRIPMSGSAESLNVAAAAAICLYQSSRALR from the coding sequence GTGCTGACCGAACGCTCGGCCCGGGTGGTCGCGGCGGTCAAACTTCACCGTCATGTCCGGCGACGCAGCGCGAAGCGGTTTCTCGCCGAAGGCCCGAATCTGGTCGAGGCGGCATCCAGGCGCGGTCTGGTCCGCGAAATCTTTGTCACTGAGTCCGCGGCGTACCGGCACGTCGAGCTATTGCACGCCCAAGACGTCCCGGTCCACCTGGTGAATGAGCGTGCCGCCAAAGCGCTTTCGGATACGGTGACTCCGGCGGGCATGGTCGCGGTGTGCGAAATGCCCGCCACCGCCCTGGAAGACGTCCTGGCCGGCAATCCGGCGCTGGTCGCAGCTGCCGTCGAGATCAGCGAGCCCGGCAACGCTGGCACGTTGATCCGCATCGCGGACGCCATGGGCGCCGCGGCGGTGATCCTCCTGGGGCACAGCGTCGATCCGTACAACGGCAAGTGCCTGCGCGCCTCGGCCGGCAGCATCTTCGCGATCCCGGTCGTGGTCGCCCCGGATGCGCGGGCGGCTGTCGAGGCGATGCATAACGCGGGGCTGCAGGTGCTGGCCACCACGCTGGACGGCCAGACCAGCCTCGACGAGGCCGGACCGCTGCTGGATCAGCCGACGGCGTGGCTGTTCGGTCCCGAATCACATGGCCTGCCCGATGAGCTCGCACGGTTGGCCGACTACCGGGTGCGCATCCCGATGTCGGGCAGCGCGGAGAGCCTCAATGTTGCTGCGGCAGCGGCGATTTGCCTATACCAGAGCTCGCGGGCACTGCGGTGA
- a CDS encoding oxygenase MpaB family protein, which yields MTATSTTSAKPLPRARGGAPRGDGAPAPLGPDSLTWKYFGDLRTGMMGVWIGAIQTMYPELGAGVEEHSILLREPLQRVARSVYPIMGVVYDGDRAARTGEQIKNFHRTIKGLDTAGRRYHALDPETFYWAHATFFMLVIKVAEYFCGGLTEAEKHQLFDEHVQWYRMYGMSMRPVPKSWDEFQQYWERVCRERLELNQATLDIFRMRIPKPKFVLMPTPLWDQLFKPWMASQRWIAAGLFDPPVREKAGMRWTPGDEVLLRLFGKFVELAFVAVPDEIRLHPRALAAYRRAQGRIPADAPLVEAPRFMAPPRDRRGLPMHYFPPRKTIFERAGSLVHTTFSLAGRRPVWGRGTAAGERAQSPQCPRALV from the coding sequence ATGACCGCGACATCGACGACATCCGCCAAACCCCTGCCTCGCGCTCGCGGGGGTGCTCCCCGAGGCGATGGTGCGCCGGCGCCGCTCGGCCCGGACTCGCTGACTTGGAAGTATTTCGGCGACCTGCGTACCGGGATGATGGGTGTGTGGATCGGCGCGATCCAAACGATGTATCCCGAGCTCGGTGCTGGGGTCGAGGAGCATTCGATCCTGCTGCGGGAGCCGCTGCAACGGGTCGCCCGCTCGGTGTACCCGATCATGGGTGTGGTCTACGACGGTGACCGGGCGGCACGAACCGGCGAGCAGATCAAGAACTTCCACCGCACCATCAAAGGGCTCGACACCGCCGGTCGGCGGTACCACGCCCTGGACCCCGAGACGTTCTACTGGGCGCACGCCACGTTCTTCATGCTGGTGATCAAAGTTGCCGAGTATTTCTGCGGTGGCCTGACCGAGGCCGAGAAGCATCAGCTGTTCGACGAGCACGTGCAGTGGTACCGGATGTATGGGATGAGCATGCGGCCGGTGCCCAAGTCCTGGGACGAGTTCCAGCAGTACTGGGAGCGGGTGTGCCGAGAACGGTTGGAGCTCAACCAGGCCACCCTGGACATTTTTCGGATGCGGATCCCCAAGCCGAAGTTCGTGCTGATGCCTACCCCGCTGTGGGACCAGCTGTTCAAGCCGTGGATGGCTAGCCAGCGTTGGATCGCTGCCGGGCTGTTCGATCCCCCGGTCCGAGAGAAAGCGGGCATGCGCTGGACACCGGGTGACGAGGTGCTGCTGCGGCTGTTCGGAAAATTCGTGGAGCTGGCTTTCGTGGCAGTGCCCGACGAGATCCGGCTGCACCCGCGGGCGCTGGCCGCCTATCGGCGCGCCCAAGGACGAATCCCGGCCGATGCGCCGCTGGTCGAGGCGCCGAGATTCATGGCGCCACCGCGAGATCGCCGAGGACTGCCCATGCATTACTTCCCGCCGCGCAAAACAATATTCGAGCGCGCCGGGTCTCTGGTGCATACCACGTTTTCGCTGGCCGGTCGCCGCCCTGTCTGGGGCCGTGGCACGGCGGCGGGAGAGCGCGCGCAATCACCGCAGTGCCCGCGAGCTCTGGTATAG
- a CDS encoding adenylate/guanylate cyclase domain-containing protein, translated as MELGPNPASGEPEQAVTPPAPSDSKRRSPAQWLRRTNESPGIVEMIRRARRALPGDPDFGDPLSTAGEGAPRAAARAAGRVLADRGAASREVGLGALQLWQALTEAVSRRPANPEVTLVFTDLVGFSEWSLKAGDDAALKLLRHAARAVEPPLLDAGGRIVKRLGDGIMAVFDNPVAAVRASSQAEKALSSVEVDGYTPRMRVGVHTGHPRRVAADWLGVDVNIAARVMERATRGGIMVSGPALDKIPQADLDELGVVAKRAHRPLFGGKPSGVPADMAIYRLETRREITGADADGDADPQA; from the coding sequence GTGGAACTCGGGCCCAATCCGGCGTCCGGCGAGCCCGAGCAAGCGGTGACCCCGCCGGCTCCGTCTGACTCAAAACGCCGTTCTCCGGCGCAGTGGTTGCGTCGCACCAACGAAAGCCCGGGAATTGTCGAAATGATCCGCCGCGCGCGACGGGCGTTGCCCGGCGATCCCGACTTCGGTGACCCGCTGTCCACGGCGGGTGAGGGCGCTCCCCGCGCGGCGGCGCGCGCAGCGGGCCGGGTACTCGCGGACCGCGGTGCGGCGTCCCGCGAGGTTGGCCTGGGCGCACTGCAGCTCTGGCAGGCGTTGACCGAGGCCGTCTCCCGGCGCCCGGCCAATCCCGAGGTGACGCTGGTTTTCACCGACCTGGTCGGATTCTCGGAATGGTCGCTGAAAGCCGGCGACGACGCGGCGCTGAAACTGTTGCGACACGCGGCGAGGGCCGTCGAACCGCCGCTGCTGGATGCCGGCGGGCGCATCGTCAAACGGCTGGGCGACGGAATCATGGCGGTGTTCGACAACCCGGTGGCGGCGGTGCGGGCATCCTCCCAGGCAGAGAAAGCCCTCAGCTCCGTTGAAGTGGACGGCTATACACCGCGGATGCGGGTCGGGGTCCACACGGGTCATCCGCGGCGGGTGGCCGCCGACTGGCTCGGCGTCGACGTCAACATTGCCGCCCGGGTGATGGAGCGTGCCACCCGCGGTGGCATCATGGTGTCCGGCCCCGCGCTGGATAAAATTCCACAAGCCGATTTGGACGAGCTGGGCGTGGTCGCCAAACGTGCCCATCGACCGCTGTTCGGCGGCAAGCCCAGTGGGGTTCCCGCCGACATGGCCATCTACCGCCTCGAAACTCGCAGGGAAATTACAGGTGCCGATGCAGACGGAGACGCCGATCCGCAGGCATAG
- a CDS encoding rhomboid-like protein → MIFPMLSRLARVRLTLSYAAVLVAISTALVVLGPRVQQQVILHVSTNLHNLARGKIGTLFGSAFVIDAGPMYIWLPGLVCLLALAELHWRSGRLTLAFLLGHVGATLVVAVGLIAAVEFGWLPLSITKASDVGMSYGAVAVLGALTAAIPWRWRPAWIGWWLAVGLAGAALGAEFTDAGHGVALVIGMLLATRFGHPGHWTPVRYALLSVGGAFGFLLLAHTAVTATTGLVFGVLSALAADRIARWRLTRRSLEMASMAAREPLTQS, encoded by the coding sequence ATGATCTTTCCGATGTTGTCTAGGTTGGCGCGGGTCCGGCTCACACTGAGTTACGCCGCCGTACTGGTAGCAATCAGCACCGCGCTTGTCGTCCTCGGCCCGCGAGTGCAGCAGCAAGTGATCCTGCACGTCAGCACGAACCTGCATAACTTGGCCCGCGGGAAGATCGGAACGCTTTTCGGCAGCGCGTTCGTGATCGACGCCGGGCCCATGTACATCTGGCTGCCGGGCCTGGTGTGTCTGCTCGCGCTCGCGGAACTGCATTGGCGCAGTGGCCGGCTGACGCTCGCCTTCCTGCTCGGCCACGTCGGTGCGACTCTCGTGGTGGCGGTCGGCCTGATCGCCGCGGTCGAGTTCGGCTGGCTGCCCCTGTCGATCACCAAGGCCAGCGACGTCGGCATGAGCTACGGGGCCGTCGCGGTGCTGGGGGCGTTGACCGCCGCGATCCCGTGGCGCTGGCGTCCGGCCTGGATCGGCTGGTGGCTCGCGGTCGGCCTGGCAGGTGCGGCTCTCGGCGCCGAATTCACCGACGCCGGGCACGGGGTCGCGTTAGTGATCGGCATGCTGCTGGCCACTCGGTTCGGCCACCCGGGGCACTGGACGCCGGTGCGGTACGCGTTGCTCTCGGTGGGCGGGGCCTTCGGTTTCCTGCTGCTGGCTCATACTGCGGTGACCGCAACGACCGGGCTCGTCTTCGGTGTGCTGAGCGCGCTGGCCGCCGACCGGATCGCACGGTGGCGGCTGACGCGCAGGTCCCTGGAAATGGCCTCGATGGCCGCCCGGGAGCCGCTCACGCAGAGCTGA
- the pheS gene encoding phenylalanine--tRNA ligase subunit alpha produces MGDQPVDPSIVSSEALTKAVNAARQAFTLAADLDALARAKTEHLGDRSPLALARQALAALPKDDRADAGRRVNAARADAQHSYAERLATLRAERDAAVLVAERIDVTLPSTRQPPGARHPVTILGEHIADTFVAMGWELVEGPEVESEQFNFDALNFPPDHPARSEQDTFYIAPEGSRQVLRTHTSPVQVRTLLERELPVYVISIGRTFRTDELDATHTPVFHQIEGLAVDRGLSMAHLRGTLDALARAEFGPEARTRMRPHFFPFTEPSGEVDVWFANKKGGADWVEWGGCGMVNPNVLRAVGIDPDVYTGFAFGIGLERTLQFRNGIPDMRDMVEGDVRFSLPFGVGA; encoded by the coding sequence GTGGGTGATCAACCCGTCGATCCGTCCATCGTGTCGTCGGAGGCACTGACCAAAGCGGTCAACGCCGCCCGCCAAGCCTTCACGCTGGCGGCCGATCTGGACGCCCTGGCGCGCGCCAAGACCGAGCACCTCGGCGATCGCTCACCGCTGGCGCTGGCGCGCCAGGCATTGGCCGCGCTGCCGAAGGACGACCGTGCCGACGCCGGCCGCCGCGTCAACGCCGCCCGCGCCGACGCCCAGCACAGCTACGCCGAGCGACTGGCCACGCTGCGCGCCGAGCGCGACGCGGCGGTCTTGGTCGCCGAGCGCATCGACGTGACCTTGCCGTCGACTCGCCAACCACCCGGCGCGCGGCACCCGGTGACGATTCTGGGTGAACACATCGCCGACACGTTCGTCGCGATGGGCTGGGAACTGGTCGAAGGACCGGAGGTCGAGAGCGAGCAGTTCAACTTCGACGCCTTGAACTTCCCACCCGACCACCCGGCGCGCAGCGAGCAGGACACCTTCTACATCGCGCCGGAAGGGTCTCGCCAGGTGCTGCGGACGCACACGTCGCCGGTGCAGGTGCGCACGCTGCTCGAGCGCGAGCTGCCGGTGTACGTGATCTCGATCGGCCGCACCTTCCGCACTGACGAGCTCGACGCCACCCACACCCCGGTGTTCCACCAAATCGAGGGCCTGGCGGTGGACCGCGGGCTGTCGATGGCGCATCTGAGGGGAACGTTGGACGCGTTGGCCCGCGCGGAGTTCGGGCCGGAGGCGCGTACCCGGATGCGCCCGCACTTCTTCCCGTTCACCGAACCGTCCGGCGAGGTGGACGTGTGGTTCGCGAACAAGAAGGGCGGCGCCGACTGGGTGGAGTGGGGCGGCTGCGGGATGGTCAACCCGAACGTCTTGCGCGCCGTCGGCATCGATCCCGACGTGTATACGGGCTTCGCGTTCGGCATCGGGCTGGAACGCACGCTGCAGTTCCGCAACGGCATCCCCGATATGCGCGACATGGTCGAGGGCGACGTGCGGTTCTCATTACCGTTCGGCGTGGGGGCCTGA